Proteins found in one Bacillus subtilis subsp. subtilis str. 168 genomic segment:
- the yitK gene encoding putative RNA or cyclic d-GMP binding protein (Evidence 3: Putative function from multiple computational evidences; PubMedId: 12943362, 25329577; Product type e: enzyme) — protein sequence MAKESSFDIVSKVELPEVQNAIQIALKEISTRYDFKGSKSDISLDKEELVLVSDDEFKLSQLKDVLVSKLIKRNVPTKNIDYGKVENASGGTVRQRAKLVQGIDKDNAKKINTIIKNSGLKVKSQVQDDQVRVTGKNKDDLQQIISAVRGADLPIDVQFINFR from the coding sequence ATGGCAAAAGAAAGTTCATTTGATATTGTATCCAAGGTGGAATTGCCTGAAGTGCAAAACGCAATCCAAATCGCACTGAAGGAAATCAGTACCCGATATGACTTTAAAGGCAGCAAAAGCGACATTTCTTTAGATAAAGAGGAGCTGGTCCTCGTTTCCGATGACGAATTCAAATTAAGCCAGCTGAAAGATGTGCTGGTCAGCAAATTGATTAAACGAAACGTACCGACAAAAAACATTGATTACGGCAAGGTTGAAAACGCGTCAGGCGGAACGGTGCGCCAGCGTGCAAAGCTTGTTCAAGGCATTGACAAGGACAACGCAAAAAAAATCAATACGATCATCAAAAACTCCGGACTGAAAGTAAAGTCTCAGGTGCAGGATGATCAAGTGCGTGTCACCGGAAAAAACAAAGATGACCTGCAGCAGATTATCTCAGCTGTACGGGGAGCAGATCTGCCAATTGACGTTCAATTTATAAATTTCAGATAA
- the yitL gene encoding RNA-binding protein (Evidence 2a: Function from experimental evidences in other organisms; PubMedId: 20399190; Product type f : factor), giving the protein MLTKSAENKRNRKDDSMRPGQQLTLSIDHQTDFGYFLTDGEDTILLHNSEMTEDIEDRDEVEVFIYVDQQERLAATMKIPIISADEYGWVEVVDKVEDMGVFVDVGLSKDALVATEHLPPYEDVWPQKGDKLYCMLKVTNRGRMFAKPAPEDIISELFTDASEDLMNKELTGTVYRLIASGSFVITDDGIRCFIHPSERKEEPRLGSRVTGRVIQVKEDGSVNLSLLPRKQDAMSVDAECILTYMRMRNGAMPYSDKSQPDDIRERFNMSKAAFKRALGHLMKNGKVYQENGWTYEKK; this is encoded by the coding sequence ATGTTAACAAAATCCGCAGAGAATAAGCGGAACAGGAAGGACGATAGCATGAGACCAGGGCAGCAATTAACCTTGAGTATAGATCACCAAACCGACTTCGGTTACTTTTTAACCGATGGGGAAGATACGATTCTCTTACATAACAGTGAAATGACTGAGGATATCGAGGACAGAGACGAAGTAGAAGTCTTTATATACGTAGACCAGCAGGAAAGGCTTGCGGCCACGATGAAAATTCCGATCATCAGCGCGGATGAATATGGCTGGGTTGAAGTGGTGGATAAAGTGGAAGATATGGGCGTTTTCGTTGATGTCGGTTTATCGAAGGACGCACTAGTCGCAACTGAGCATTTGCCGCCGTACGAAGATGTCTGGCCGCAAAAAGGGGACAAACTTTACTGTATGCTGAAGGTGACGAACCGGGGGCGCATGTTTGCGAAACCAGCGCCGGAAGATATCATCAGCGAACTGTTTACCGACGCTTCAGAAGATCTGATGAATAAAGAGCTGACAGGTACGGTGTACAGGCTGATCGCATCGGGTTCATTCGTGATCACGGATGACGGTATCCGCTGTTTTATTCACCCGTCAGAAAGAAAAGAGGAGCCAAGACTGGGTTCAAGAGTCACAGGCCGGGTGATTCAAGTGAAAGAAGACGGTTCAGTCAACTTGTCGCTGCTTCCGAGAAAACAGGATGCAATGTCAGTTGATGCTGAGTGCATTCTAACGTATATGAGAATGAGAAACGGTGCCATGCCGTACAGTGACAAAAGCCAGCCTGACGATATCAGAGAACGTTTTAATATGAGCAAAGCCGCCTTTAAACGCGCGCTGGGCCATTTGATGAAAAACGGAAAAGTGTATCAGGAAAATGGATGGACATACGAGAAAAAATAG
- the yitM gene encoding hypothetical protein (Evidence 4: Unknown function but conserved in other organisms; PubMedId: 11557812), whose product MKKAFLVFLSVVLVTTVFLVKQQESVAQAKQLEYSGEEIFKGFVFAQGEVGKQLPEVFNKAMTDKLNTKQAKAFANQVVADIKKEDADFFDNLKKAVYSKDALKVDELLKKAGQIVEEKVEAAKEIAASKDDTSRVQAELVNTVDTANYFYYVSYVAAAGALILIILAIDITPIAISDNVDREMAIRTLVDELN is encoded by the coding sequence TTGAAGAAGGCGTTTCTAGTATTTTTGTCGGTTGTATTGGTGACGACTGTGTTTTTGGTGAAGCAGCAAGAAAGTGTGGCACAGGCAAAGCAGCTTGAGTATTCAGGTGAGGAAATTTTTAAAGGCTTTGTGTTTGCCCAAGGGGAAGTTGGCAAACAGCTTCCAGAGGTCTTTAATAAAGCGATGACAGACAAACTCAACACAAAACAGGCAAAGGCTTTTGCCAATCAGGTTGTCGCTGATATTAAAAAAGAGGATGCTGACTTTTTTGATAACCTGAAGAAAGCTGTTTACAGCAAAGATGCATTGAAAGTGGATGAACTGCTGAAAAAAGCAGGTCAAATCGTTGAAGAAAAAGTAGAAGCTGCAAAGGAAATCGCCGCTTCTAAGGATGATACATCCAGAGTTCAGGCCGAGCTTGTCAACACTGTTGATACCGCTAACTATTTCTATTATGTTTCTTATGTTGCTGCAGCAGGTGCCCTGATTCTGATCATTCTCGCCATTGATATTACGCCGATTGCGATTTCAGACAATGTGGATCGCGAAATGGCAATCAGAACGCTGGTTGATGAATTAAACTAG
- the yitO gene encoding putative integral inner membrane protein with HTTM domain (Evidence 3: Putative function from multiple computational evidences; PubMedId: 11557812, 15849754, 16850406; Product type m: membrane component), translating to MLENIKQTITRWDERNPWTNVYGLARSIIALSSLLTLLINHPSLIMKPASGISSYPACKMNLSLFCLGENNYMMLNLFRWVCIAILVLVVIGWRPRITGVLHWYVSYSLQSSLIVIDGGEQAAAVMTFLLLPITLTDPRKWHWSTRPIEGKRTLGKITAFISYFVIRIQVAVLYFHSTVAKLSQQEWVDGTAVYYFAQEKTIGFNGFFQALTKPIVTSPFVVIPTWGTLLVQIVIFAALFAPKKHWRLILIIAVFMHEIFAVMLGLISFSIIMAGILILYLTPIDSTIQFTYIRRLLWNKKHKKGEVSV from the coding sequence ATGCTCGAAAACATAAAACAGACCATCACCAGATGGGACGAAAGAAACCCGTGGACAAATGTATATGGCCTCGCGCGAAGCATCATTGCGCTATCCAGCCTGCTGACGCTGCTCATCAATCACCCGAGCCTCATTATGAAGCCAGCCAGCGGGATCAGCAGCTATCCAGCTTGTAAAATGAATCTCAGTCTCTTTTGTCTCGGCGAAAATAACTATATGATGTTAAATCTTTTCAGATGGGTCTGCATTGCCATTCTGGTGCTTGTTGTCATTGGCTGGCGCCCCAGAATCACCGGGGTTCTGCATTGGTATGTCAGTTACAGCCTGCAGTCATCGCTGATCGTCATCGACGGAGGCGAGCAGGCAGCAGCAGTCATGACCTTTTTATTGCTTCCCATCACGCTGACCGATCCGAGAAAATGGCATTGGAGTACGAGACCTATAGAGGGCAAAAGAACACTTGGAAAAATAACAGCTTTTATTTCTTATTTTGTGATCAGAATCCAAGTGGCGGTGCTTTATTTTCACTCTACCGTCGCTAAGCTATCTCAGCAGGAATGGGTGGACGGAACGGCCGTCTATTATTTCGCCCAGGAAAAAACCATTGGCTTCAACGGCTTTTTTCAGGCGTTAACGAAGCCAATTGTAACAAGTCCGTTCGTGGTGATTCCGACATGGGGGACGCTGCTGGTTCAAATTGTCATCTTCGCGGCACTGTTTGCGCCGAAGAAGCATTGGAGATTGATTTTGATCATCGCTGTTTTTATGCATGAGATTTTTGCAGTCATGCTGGGCCTCATCAGTTTTTCGATTATCATGGCCGGCATTTTGATATTGTATCTCACTCCTATCGATTCCACGATTCAATTTACATATATTCGCAGACTGTTGTGGAATAAAAAACACAAGAAGGGAGAGGTTTCAGTTTGA
- the yitP gene encoding hypothetical protein (Evidence 4: Unknown function but conserved in other organisms; PubMedId: 6289325, 11557812): protein MQKSISFFVIFSILWGSLFLFSIIGSLGTTPIPLTKDSKFLMSSILPQGWGFFSKNPRDTAIGLYEAENASAKVRWPNMRADNLFGLYRYGRSQGVEMGVIYSQVGKEQWTACKEKDLGACKSKAKTVQLKTPAPRPLLCGSYYLTKEDIVPWSYSKYTPSSYQVKSIVKVVISCSKT, encoded by the coding sequence ATGCAGAAATCGATATCATTTTTTGTCATTTTTTCAATCCTTTGGGGTTCGCTATTTCTGTTTTCTATTATTGGCAGCTTAGGGACAACCCCGATTCCGCTGACAAAGGACTCCAAATTTCTCATGTCCAGCATCCTCCCTCAGGGCTGGGGCTTTTTTAGCAAAAATCCGCGTGATACTGCAATCGGCTTATATGAGGCTGAAAATGCCAGCGCCAAGGTCAGATGGCCCAATATGAGGGCTGACAACCTATTCGGCCTGTATCGGTATGGGCGGTCACAAGGCGTTGAAATGGGCGTGATCTACAGCCAAGTCGGCAAGGAACAGTGGACAGCATGTAAAGAAAAGGACCTCGGCGCATGCAAAAGCAAAGCCAAAACCGTGCAATTAAAAACACCCGCTCCCCGCCCGCTGCTTTGTGGCAGCTACTATTTGACGAAAGAGGATATTGTTCCTTGGAGCTATTCTAAATATACCCCTTCGTCTTATCAGGTAAAAAGCATAGTCAAGGTTGTGATCTCATGCTCGAAAACATAA
- the yizB gene encoding putative transcriptional regulator (Evidence 3: Putative function from multiple computational evidences; PubMedId: 23504016; Product type r: regulator) encodes MKTNQVNDRWIVQFRKGIFELAILSLLRSKPMYGYELTSSLKTTSALAISEGAIYPILKRMTEKGWIEFFWEDSLDGPKRKYYKMTQKGEEMLKERLEKYLETHQALLSLSGDLL; translated from the coding sequence ATGAAAACGAATCAAGTTAATGACCGCTGGATTGTTCAATTTCGAAAAGGGATTTTCGAGCTGGCCATCCTATCCCTTCTGCGTTCTAAACCGATGTACGGTTATGAGCTGACGTCATCCTTAAAAACCACCTCGGCGCTGGCTATTTCAGAGGGAGCGATTTATCCGATTTTGAAACGTATGACCGAGAAGGGATGGATCGAATTTTTTTGGGAAGATTCACTGGACGGCCCGAAAAGAAAGTATTACAAAATGACGCAAAAAGGAGAAGAAATGTTAAAAGAACGGCTGGAGAAATACCTGGAAACCCATCAAGCCTTACTGTCTTTATCGGGGGATTTGCTATGA